Proteins co-encoded in one Callospermophilus lateralis isolate mCalLat2 chromosome 2, mCalLat2.hap1, whole genome shotgun sequence genomic window:
- the Or10v1 gene encoding olfactory receptor 10V1 → MEGINKTAGIEFFFRPFSPDPKVQMVIFVAFLAMYLTSLGGNATIALTVQMKHSLHTPMYFFLANLALLEILYTSSIAPLALANLLSMGKTPVSVVGCGTQMFFFVFLGGADCVLLAVMAYDRFIAICYPLRYTLIMSWSLCVELMVGSLVLGFLLSLPLTILIFHLPFCHKNEIYHFYCDMPAVMRLACADTRVHQTALYAISFMVLSIPLSLISVSYVFIVAAILRIRSTAGRHRAFSTCSSHIVVVLLQYGCTSFIYLSPSSSYSPEMGRVVSVVYTFITPILNPLIYSMRNKELKDALKKTLRKF, encoded by the coding sequence ATGGAAGGGATAAATAAAACAGCAGGAATAGAATTCTTCTTTCGCCCGTTCTCACCTGACCCCAAGGTGCAGATGGTGATTTTTGTGGCTTTCTTAGCGATGTAcctgaccagcctgggtggaaatGCCACAATTGCTCTCACTGTCCAGATGAAGCACTccctccacacccccatgtacttcttcctggcTAACCTGGCTCTCCTGGAAATCCTCTACACGTCTTCCATTGCCCCCCTGGCGTTGGCCAACCTTCTTTCAATGGGCAAAACCCCCGTTTCCGTCGTTGGCTGTGGCACACAGATGTTTTTCTTTGTCTTCTTGGGAGGAGCTGATTGTGTCCTACTTGCGGTCATGGCATATGATCGGTTTATAGCAATCTGCTACCCCCTGAGATACACCCTCATCATGAGCTGGTCCTTGTGTGTGGAGCTGATGGTGGGGTCCCTGGTGCTGGGATTCCTGCTGTCACTGCCACTAACCATCTTAATCTTCCATCTCCCATTCTGCCACAAAAATGAGATCTACCACTTCTACTGTGACATGCCCGCAGTCATGCGCCTGGCTTGTGCCGACACGCGTGTTCACCAGACGGCCCTGTACGCCATCAGCTTCATGGTCCTAAGCATCCCACTCTCCCTGATCTCCGTCTCCTACGTCTTCATCGTGGCAGCTATTCTACGGATCAGGTCCACAGCAGGGCGCCACCGAGCCTTCTCCACCTGCTCCTCTCACATCGTCGTGGTCCTCCTGCAGTACGGCTGCACCAGCTTTATCTATTTGTCCCCCAGTTCCAGTTACTCTCCTGAGATGGGCCGGGTGGTGTCTGTGGTCTATACTTTTATCACCCCCATTTTAAACCCGTTGATCTACAGTATGAGGAACAAGGAACTGAAAGATGCCCTAAAGAAGacactgagaaagttctag